TCTGCTCGGCCTTGTCGCGGATCGAACAGGTGTTGTACAGGATCAACCCCGCCTCGGCCTCATCCTGCACCTGGGCATAGCCCTGCTGCTCCAGCGTGCCGACGACCTTCTCCGAGTCGTGGGCGTTCATCTGGCAGCCAAAAGTCTCGATATAAAACGTTTTGCTCACAGATTTAGTATATCGCTCGCGATTCGCAGCGCTCGCCCATTCCTGCTCCCCCCGCTCGAGAAACGCCGCAAAAGAACCGCACGCCTCCAGTCAGAAACGGCAACACAACCCCAGGAGACTGCGCCCGCCAGACCGTCGACTTTTACCACGCAGAATCGCTCTCTCAGACAAAAGTGACTCTTTCGGTCAGGCCATACACAGAGCAGTAGTTCAGACACCGACGACCGCCAGTAAATCCGGAATAAACAGGAGTGTGCAAAATAATGCACTTAGTATTCCCCACACAAAAAACACTTAATCTTTTCTCTCCGAGAAAAGTGGTAGACTCTGCCCATCGAGCCGCGTGATTTTCTATTATCTTTACCCATTCAGAGCGACCACTACTCTCTAAAACAAAACCTCTGAAAACTCCGCTCCGCCCATTACTGCCACACTGCTGCCTTTACTTTGTAGTCCGCCTGGTCTACCTATACCGACGAACAGTTGAACCCTGGTTGCAATGCGGAGGCTCCATCATGCAGGCTACTCATCAGGCAAGACGCTATATGTATCTCCTCGTCCTGACTGTTTTTGCGCTCTTACTCACCTCCTGCAACTCCGCGATGACTTCGGTCAAGAACGCGTTGAACCTATCGCAGGATCCAACACCCTCTGCCAACGCGCAAAGCTCATCCAGCACTGGAACCAACCTGGGCGTCTTCTCTCTTCTCAATGAAGGCACAGCTACGGGTAACTCACTTACGGTGCTCTACGGTAAGTCGACTGAAGGAGACCAGCTTACGACTTACTGGTACGCACAGCCGGACGTTATGGAGGTTGTCTCACTCGGCAACTCGCAGTACGAGATCATGGAAACACTCGGCAACCGCTGCATGACCGCGAACGGCGCAGACGTAACCATCAACACCTGCAGTGCAAGCTCGAATCAGCTCTTCACCCTGAATCTGCAATCCGATGGCTCCTATGTCATCAAGTCCGGCAACAACACCTGCATCAATGCGGCCAACTCCTTTACCATCGTCAACGCTGTAGCCTGCAATACATCGTCGCCGCAGCAGCGTTGGAAGTTTAGCGGAGCTACCAAGCTCGACCTGGGCTCCGGGAGTTCGACCAGTACCGGAACAGGGGGGACGACACCCACACCTCCATCCGGGGGAACAGGATCCACATCTGACCTTGGAGTATTTTCTCTTCTCAACGAAGGCACCACTACGGGTAACTCACTTACCGTGCTCTACGGTAAGTCGACCGAGGGAGATCAACTTACGACTTACTGGTACGCACAACCGGATGTCATGGAAGTAGTCTCGCTTGGCAGCTCCCAGTACGAGATTATGGAGACGCTCGGCAACCGTTGCATCACCGCAAACGGCTCCGCCGTGACCATTAATACCTGCACCAAAAGCGCGAACCAGATCTTCACTCTGAACCTTCAGTCGGATGGTTCTTATGTCATCAAATCCGGCAGCAATACCTGCATCAATGCACCCAACTCCTTCGCCATCGTCAACGCTGTAGCCTGCAATACATCCTCGCCACAGCAGCGCTGGATGTTCAGCGGAGCAACCAAGCTCAACCTGGGAACCAGCGGCTCAACCGGAACAACCACGCCGCCGCCCTCAAACCCAACCACGGGCACGGGTACCGGAACCGGAACCTCTGGATCTGGCGGAACGACCTCTACATCTGGTCTGGGAGTATTTTCCCTGCTGAACGAAGCTACAACGCAGGGTAACTCCCTTACTATTCTTTACGGTAAGTCGACCGAGGGAGATCAACTTACAACTTACTGGTATGCGCAACCCGATGTGATGGAGGTGCTCTCGCTCGGGAACTCGCAGTACGAGATCATCGAGATACTCGGCAATCGTTGCGTCACAGCAAGCGGGTCTACTGTAACCATCACTACTTGCAAGGCCAATACGAATCAGATCTTCTCACTCAAGCCACAATCGGATGGCTCTTACGTTCTTCAATCGGCAACAGGAACCTGCATTAACGCCGCAGGCTCTTTTACCATTGTCGACGCACAGACATGTAACTCCTCCGCAAACCAGCGCTGGAAGTTCAGCGGAGTAACTCCCCTCAACTTAGGCGGCGGCACTTCAACCGGCTCGACAGGTACGATCACTAACTCATCCACTGTCCCTGCTGGCTATCACCTTACCTTCGACGATGAGTTCCAGTCGCTCAGTATTTCGGATACGAACGGCGCAGGCACTAAGTGGTACACCCACACCATCCAGTGCTGCATGTCCGATACCTCCAATCCATCTACCCCCACTTACATGGCGGGAATTAATGATGGCGCAGGTAAGAACCCTTATTCACTTATTCCCGGACAAGGCCTTGATATTCGTCTACAAAAGACAAATGGGGCCTGGTACTCCGGCGTGCTTGCTACCGTGGATGGCAAGGGAGCAGGCTTCTCGCAGAAGTACGGCTACTTCGAGATGCGCGCCAAGTTTCCTGCAGGGCTTGGCACCTGGCCTGCCTTCTGGTTTATGAATCCATCCCATCTAAGTCAGGGCGTGCCTGCCGGGGAACTGGACTTCGTGGAAGCCTATATGTTCGCTCCAACCCTGATCAACACCACGCTGCACGACTGGGGGACCGGCACGCAGCTCGCCTATCACCAGTCCCAGGTAGCCAACATGGCAACCGCCTTCCACACTTATGGGATGCTCTGGACCGCGAGTAACATCACCTTCTACTTCGACGGGGCCGTGATCTGGCAGACAGCCACGCCGTCGATCATGAATCAGCCCTACTACCCCATCATCGACCTGGGACTGGGAGGCGGCTGGCCCACTGACCAGACTCCACAGCAGTCGGACATGATCGTGCAGTACATGCGCGTCTACTCAAACTAGGCACTTCGTGCTGTTCTTGTTGCGGCATGAGTTCGTAAAGAGCATGGGTTCTCCCGCTGGTCAGAAGCTGGCGGGAGAACGCAAGAAAAAACACCTGCCAACCGAAGCGGCACGAAGGAACTCTTGCTCTAACTTCATTTCAATATTGCGGAGGGAATAATTTTGGTAGCGTTACCGGGGCTCGAACCCGGACTCTTCGCCTTGAGAGGGCGACGTGTTAACCAGTTACACCATAACGCCATTTGTGCTGCAGACCAGCTTCGCAGCCAGTTAGGAAGACCTTGCATCCCCCGTTCGCAACTTTCTAAGTATAGCAAAGATAGATGCGTTTGTTAAACCCCAAAGACTAAATAACTCGAAACTAGAGACCGAGTTTCTTAACCTCATCGTTGTAGTACTTGCGGTAGAGAATATCCCACTCCTGCGAGCCCTCGACGATGATCTTGCGCTGCGAAGCGATCTTCTGCCGTGCCGCCGCGTCGATCTTCAGTTCCTCGGTGAGCAGCTTCTGCAGCGCCTTGCGGGCCTCCTGCCGGATCGTGTTGCGGTCCTCGAGGAAATCGACCTCGGCTATCTCAGCCAGCGTGTCCGCAACTGTGTGTGCGAGTTTGTTGACCTTATCGTCGGAGATTCTCATAGCACCGCCTTATATTTGCGGGCGAGCTCCATCTTTACCTTCTTGAACATCTCCGGGTAGCTCGCGCCGGTCTTGCGCATGTCGTCCTGGAAGGCTTCGAGGATGACCCGAACCTCATCGTTGATGCGATCCTCGAGCGAGAGCTCGTCGATCATTCCAGCGGTGACCTTTTCTTCGACGATGGCGGGTTTATCGGTGTGAATCATCTTCGCGGCGACCAGGTGTTTCAGGGTCTGCCGCGTCAGATATCCAACGTAATCTTTAGAAAAAATCATGGTCGTTGAGGTGAAGTATAGCATTATGCGGGAGTTCCCCGCACTGGCCCGCACCCCGCGCCCCACCTAATTGGGACGCCTTTTCCACCGCAAAATGGGTCGCATCCGCCAGGGGCGAACGGTGAGACAATAGAAAGGATGCAAGCAGATAACCTACTTTCGCTTAAAGATGACATGGTGGCGTTTATCGCCGGACTGGGAATGAGGCGGATGCCCGCCTACGTAACCGAAGAGGTTCCCACGGTGCTCTTCGAAGAGGAGAACGCCGACGGCTGGAAGGACTTTGTCGAGCACGCCAAGGCCGCCGGAGCCCCCTTCGTAACCATGAGCGAGGTCATCCTCGAAAAGTCCGACGTCGAGATCCTCATCGAGCAGTTGCAGGAGCAGGACTTCCCCGCGCGCGAGGAGGTCGACTTGGACGACGCCGAATCACTGATCCGGCACGTCGGCAAGGCCGGCTACGTGCAGCTCGGCTTCGCCCATCAGGGCGTCATGTTCCTCTTCGAGACCTCGACGGAGTGGTACGACCGCTTCCAGGACCTGATGGAGGCCGCCACCGACCTGAGCGGCCTGGTGATGGACGACAAGGACAACCGGGACTAGTCGCCGGTCGCCTTGCCACCTCCCAAGCAGCCCCATAGATACGTCTGCGCCTATTTAAACCCACAAAACGAGACAAGCGAACCATGGAAGCACGGCAGCGGTGGGTAGTGTGCGAGCCCGATGAGGCGCTGGCGGCGCGGCTCCGGCAGGCGCTCGAGTGCCCTGCCCCGATCGCCC
This is a stretch of genomic DNA from Granulicella sp. WH15. It encodes these proteins:
- a CDS encoding ricin-type beta-trefoil lectin domain protein, with the protein product MQATHQARRYMYLLVLTVFALLLTSCNSAMTSVKNALNLSQDPTPSANAQSSSSTGTNLGVFSLLNEGTATGNSLTVLYGKSTEGDQLTTYWYAQPDVMEVVSLGNSQYEIMETLGNRCMTANGADVTINTCSASSNQLFTLNLQSDGSYVIKSGNNTCINAANSFTIVNAVACNTSSPQQRWKFSGATKLDLGSGSSTSTGTGGTTPTPPSGGTGSTSDLGVFSLLNEGTTTGNSLTVLYGKSTEGDQLTTYWYAQPDVMEVVSLGSSQYEIMETLGNRCITANGSAVTINTCTKSANQIFTLNLQSDGSYVIKSGSNTCINAPNSFAIVNAVACNTSSPQQRWMFSGATKLNLGTSGSTGTTTPPPSNPTTGTGTGTGTSGSGGTTSTSGLGVFSLLNEATTQGNSLTILYGKSTEGDQLTTYWYAQPDVMEVLSLGNSQYEIIEILGNRCVTASGSTVTITTCKANTNQIFSLKPQSDGSYVLQSATGTCINAAGSFTIVDAQTCNSSANQRWKFSGVTPLNLGGGTSTGSTGTITNSSTVPAGYHLTFDDEFQSLSISDTNGAGTKWYTHTIQCCMSDTSNPSTPTYMAGINDGAGKNPYSLIPGQGLDIRLQKTNGAWYSGVLATVDGKGAGFSQKYGYFEMRAKFPAGLGTWPAFWFMNPSHLSQGVPAGELDFVEAYMFAPTLINTTLHDWGTGTQLAYHQSQVANMATAFHTYGMLWTASNITFYFDGAVIWQTATPSIMNQPYYPIIDLGLGGGWPTDQTPQQSDMIVQYMRVYSN
- a CDS encoding DUF507 family protein, yielding MRISDDKVNKLAHTVADTLAEIAEVDFLEDRNTIRQEARKALQKLLTEELKIDAAARQKIASQRKIIVEGSQEWDILYRKYYNDEVKKLGL
- a CDS encoding DUF507 family protein; its protein translation is MIFSKDYVGYLTRQTLKHLVAAKMIHTDKPAIVEEKVTAGMIDELSLEDRINDEVRVILEAFQDDMRKTGASYPEMFKKVKMELARKYKAVL